CGACGTCGGGACCGCGACGATGTCGCGCAGCGAGCCGTCACGCAGCCTGCCACCGACGATGTCAACGACATGCCACGCGGTCGAGCCGGTGCCGAGTCCGAGACGCATCCCGGACCGGACGTATTCGACCGCGCGCTCGGCGGCGGCGCGTTTCTGTGCGTCGCGGTCGCTCAACGAGGCGCGCCCGCGCCGAGGCCCGCCGCGCGACCCGACTTGCGCTGCACCACGCGCCGAACGGCGTCAACAACTTCCCTGGCCGTCAGCCCGTACTTGCGCATTAGCGCTTCGGGGTCGCCGCTCTCGGCGTACGTGTCGTCGAGGCCGACGAACTCCATCGGCACCGGATGCGTACCGACGACCGCCTGCGCAACGCGCGCACCGAGCCCGCCGTGGAGCAGGTGCTCCTCGGCCGTCACGATTGCACCCGTGTCCGCCGCGGCCGCGCGTACCTCGTCGACGTCCAGGGGCTTGACCGTGGCCATGTCGACGACACGTGCCTCGATGCCCTCGCGCTTCAGTTCCTCGTGAGCGACGAGCGCGGCGGCGACCATCAGTCCGTACGCGATGATGGTGACGTCGCCGCCCTCGCGCAGACGCGTCGCCTTGCCGAAGCGGAAGTCGGTTGGCGTCGCGTCATAGATGAGGGGCGCCTTGGGGCGGCCGGACCGGATGTAGACGGGGCCGTCGTGCTCGTAGGCGGCCTGCACGACCGCACGCATCTGGTGCTCGTCGCATGGAACGCAGACCACGAAGTCCGGCAGCGCACACGCGAGCGCGATGTCCTCCACCGACTGCTGTGACGCACCATCCTCGCCGATCGAGATGCCGCCGTGGCTGCCGCACACCTTCACGTTCAGCTTCGGGTAGCTGACCGCCATGCGCAGCTGGTCGTAGCCCTTCAGGATCACGAACGCGGCAAAGCTCGAGATGAACGGGACCTTGCCGCTGGATGCGAAGCCGCCGGCCATGCCGACCATGTTCGCTTCCTGGATGCCCACGTTCCAGAAGCGCTCCGGATACGTCTCACCGAAGGTGAAGCTCTTGGTGCTCTTCGCGAGGTCCGCGTCCAGCACCACGATGTCGGGGTGTGTGCCACCGAGGTCGCGCAGTGCTTCGCCGTAGGCGTCGCGTGTGGCCTTGCCGAACGTCAGGCCCGGAAAGATGCCGTTCATTCGCCGCCCTCCTCGTGCAGCGGAAGCGCCGCGAGTGCACGCGCCAGCTCGTCCTGCGTCGGCGCGACGCCGTGATACTTGTTCTGATGCTCCATGAACGTGACGCCCTGCCCCTTCACGGTGTGCGCGATCACGCACGCAGGGCCGTCCTGCGACTGCGCCCAGTCGAACGCCCTGACGACGTCCTCCAGGTCGTGACCATCACATTCCCGGACCGCCCAGCCGAACGCCGTCCATTTGTCAGCAAAGGGCTCGATGCCGATGATGTCCTCGACCGCGCCGTCGAGCTGGAACTTGTTGTAGTCGACGATCGCGACGAGGTTGTCCGGTCGGCTGTGGCCTGCTGCCATCGCCGCCTCCCAGACCTGGCCCTCCTGGCACTCACCGTCGCCGAGCAGCACCCAGACGTTGACGTCACGGCTGTCCATGCGCGCGGCCAGCGCCATGCCGAGGCCGATCGAGAGACCCTGCCCTAGCGATCCCGTCGATGCCTCGATGCCCGGCGCGGTGCCCAGCACCGGATGGCCCTGGAGGCGGCTGTCGATCCTGCGCAGGGTGCGCAGCTCGGACTGCGGGAGGAAGCCGGCCTGCGCGAGTGCAGCGTACTGCACCGGGACACCGTGGCCCTTGGAAAGGATGAACCGGTCGCGATCCTCCCACTCCGGCCGATCAGCGTCGTAGCGGAGAAAGCCGCCGAAGTACAGCGCGACGACCAGTTCCACGGCGGACAGTGAGCCGCCGGGGTGACCACTCTGCGCCTCGGTCAGCATCTCCAGGATGTCGCGCCGCACCGCGACGGCGCGCCGCTCGAGTGCCGCGATGTCGCGCGCGCCCGCGCCACGCGCCTGTCGTTGGTCCTGCTTCACGCTCGCTCCCTGGCAGGTGCACGAATCGCCGCCGCGCCCGCGACGGCAGCACCGGAATGTAGCCGGGCGCGAAGTCGCCCGCAAAACTGCCGGAATCGGCTGCAGGCAGCGCTGCGCGGCCATGTTTTCGCCTGATTGGAGACGACTGTCCCCACAAGGAAACCGGCCGTGCACCCCCTCCGAGACGGGCGCACGACCGGACCGGTTCCCGGCACGGAGCCGGGTGCTAGCGCTGCTGCGGAACGATCTCGATCTCGGGCGCCTCGACCGGCACGGTCGGCGTGGGAAGGTGCTCGTTCGCGAGCCGCGCCAGGGCCATGTACGCGGTGACCTCGGCGATGCTGTCACGCACCTGGAGCGAGTCCAGGTACATCTCCACCGCCTCGATATACGGCATCTCGTTCTCCAGCAGCTCGACGAACTGGAGCGAGTTCTCGACGTGCGTGTTGAGGATGGCGACTTCCGTCCGCGCCGCTGCGAGCTCGACCTGGCGCCGCAGGTCGTCGTTCACACGCCCGCGCAGCCGCGAGCGCATCAGGTTCATGAACGACTTGCGCGGCTCCCGCTGCTCCGGCGCCTGCTCGACCGACAGCTCCGGCCAGATCTCGCCGCGCACCCCCTGCTCGCCCAGCGTTGCCAGCGCGCGCGTCGTGATCACGCGCGACTCGTCCTCCGACAGCCGCAGCATGCGGGTGTAGATGGCGAGCGCGTTCTCGAACGGTACCTGGTCGCCCACGATCTGGATCAGCTCGAGGGCGTGCCGGACGTGCGTCGCCAGCAGTCGTTCCTGCGCCACTGCTACCGCAAGCTCCACGCGGCGTTTTACGGAATCTGACAGATCGTTAGACGAAAACGGGTTCTTCACGTGCGCGCTCCGCGTCGGCCGGGCATATCGGGAAATCCGTGTCCGGAACGCCCGGATTTGCAACTTCCGTTCCGAGGGAGGATCTCACCGGGTCGGCACGACGCAGCCGCGATCGC
Above is a genomic segment from Longimicrobiales bacterium containing:
- a CDS encoding transketolase C-terminal domain-containing protein — protein: MNGIFPGLTFGKATRDAYGEALRDLGGTHPDIVVLDADLAKSTKSFTFGETYPERFWNVGIQEANMVGMAGGFASSGKVPFISSFAAFVILKGYDQLRMAVSYPKLNVKVCGSHGGISIGEDGASQQSVEDIALACALPDFVVCVPCDEHQMRAVVQAAYEHDGPVYIRSGRPKAPLIYDATPTDFRFGKATRLREGGDVTIIAYGLMVAAALVAHEELKREGIEARVVDMATVKPLDVDEVRAAAADTGAIVTAEEHLLHGGLGARVAQAVVGTHPVPMEFVGLDDTYAESGDPEALMRKYGLTAREVVDAVRRVVQRKSGRAAGLGAGAPR
- a CDS encoding transketolase; this encodes MKQDQRQARGAGARDIAALERRAVAVRRDILEMLTEAQSGHPGGSLSAVELVVALYFGGFLRYDADRPEWEDRDRFILSKGHGVPVQYAALAQAGFLPQSELRTLRRIDSRLQGHPVLGTAPGIEASTGSLGQGLSIGLGMALAARMDSRDVNVWVLLGDGECQEGQVWEAAMAAGHSRPDNLVAIVDYNKFQLDGAVEDIIGIEPFADKWTAFGWAVRECDGHDLEDVVRAFDWAQSQDGPACVIAHTVKGQGVTFMEHQNKYHGVAPTQDELARALAALPLHEEGGE